ACTGCTTTGTACCATAGACCTTTTGGCGTTGAATGGTTGTAGGAGCTACATTTTGTTTTAAGTATTTACTAACGGTGTTTCTTGAAATACCAAGTTTTTCTGCAATTTGTCTTTGTGATAATCCTTCAACCTCTTTTAAAAATTTGATACGATGAAATTGAGCCATATTGATCATCCTTTTGTTCCTCTTCTCTGATTGATAGTTTGGTCACTTACAATCATAAAAGAGGTTAATTAAATTGGAAATCGTGTGGCTCATTTTTTATGTGATCAAACTATTGAAAAGTGGCTCAAATCTAATTTATCAAATACAGGTGTTGACTAATTAAGTTAGTCAACACCATATTACATATTTTAGTAGATGGTAAAATATGTAGGTGGAGATAAGTATAAGGTTTGATTTGGTAGAAAATGTATTTTATTCGGTTGGAGAACAATCAAAACATAATAATCAACAAAAAACAAATTCTGATCATAAAATTTATGATGTAACTTTTCAAGATTGTTCTAGAGACGAGATGATCCTTGTAACTTGGGAAAGGCTTATACGTAATAACGAAACTATTGATGTTAGTAAATATGATTGCATCTCAATTGGTCCAATTTTATTTATTGATTCCTCAAAGGAAAAACAGCTCACCAATATGAGTAACAAGATTTTACAGAAGCTTTTAAAAAATGATCTGAATATAAAACAATGAAATGTTAAAACAATTAAAAATATGGGACGATACATAGCAGGAGATATTTCCGTTTCTATGTACGAATTAAGGAAGGGTGTATAGAAGGATGTATACAATTGAATTTATTTCAAAAAGAGTACAAAAGGAGTTAACTAAACTCAGTTATAAGGATCAAGAAATTATTAAAAAAGCTATAAAGGTTCTTGAATCAGATCCCCGACCTTTTTCTCTACAATATTCTCCACTAAACATTGATAAAAGCATAAAGAGAGTTAAGTGTAAAAGAGCTAGATTATTTTATCTAATAGACGATAGCAGAAAATTGATCCAAATCGGGAAAATTCAAAATAGAGACTCACATTCTTATAATAACTATGCTATTAAAGATTGGTTTTCTGGAGTAGCGTAATAGGAGCATTTAAGGAGAAATATAATTATGTACATTACAGTTAATGAACTAGCCAGTATATTAAATAAAACTAAAAGACAAATACAATATATGATTTCCAATAGGATTGCTCAACCAATTAACCCTGATACCCACAGAAGAGATGGGGGTTATCGCTTTAGCTCGACAGAAGTTGAGAGATTAAAGGAAATATACAACAGGAACGATTTGTCATTAAAAGAGGCATCTAGAATAGTCGGAATAACTCCGCAATACTTGAATCAACTTGCATTGGTTAATAAAATTCAAAGCAGCATGGTGAGTGTCGGACATCGTTTAGAGCGTAGATTTACCAAAGAAGATTGTGAAAGTATTCTCGTTGAATTAAAACAGAAAAAACATTCAAAAAGAAATAATCAGTACGGAAAAAGACTTAGCAATTATAGCAACGGGGTTAGATTGTTTAAACATATAACACTGGACGATCAAAAGTATGTTATTGTCAATACAGATCCTTTATCTGTTCTTAATGAAAAAGGTGAAACAGTTTATATAAATAGTATTGATATTAATATTGAAAGATGGATAGATAAGCCATATGTTACAAAAAAGGGATTCGTAGAATTTCAAATTCCTATCCCTAAGTACGTAGAACATCCTGCTTACAATCTTTTCTATACATTAATAAAACAGATAGGACCCAAAAACATTCAATTTTTTGAGACTCCCTTAGGGGATTATTACATAAGAACTAGACAGTCGAAAATTCATCTTTGTGATGATCAGTTTGATTTACTACAAAAATTCATCTTAAAAGGAAGAATAGAGAAAACAGCAGATTTTATTTTCCTTTCTTCAGATTTTGATCAAGTACTATTAGATATACCTTATGATACACACAAAAAGGTAGCCACATTAGCTCATAAAAACCAACAAAGTGTAAACGACTTATTTCTTAATATAATAGAAGAGTATTTAGGTGATTTGGATGAAGAGTAGCAAAAATATGTTGAAACGATACAAAGCCGCTGCGAGGATAACACATCATCTGAAAAAAATTGATGATGTAAAATCTAGTTGTAATCCTGATGACATTTTAGACTTTATCATTAAAAATTTATCAGAAGATCAGCTGATAGAAATAAGTAATGATCTATTTACATTAGAAAGGCAAAAGCTAAATAGTAAAAACTACCTTTTAATAATAGCGTCCGGTATTATTAATTTAAACAATAGCGCTCAACAGAAAAATAAGTGAGTTTTTAAAATTCAGCAACTAGGAAGTTACAATTTATGAGAAACGATACATTAAAATTAATTGCTGTTTTATCAATGTTAACAGACCATATTGGTCTAATCTTTTTCCCTCAAATTGAGATTTTAAGAGTAGTAGGTAGAATTGCTTTTCCTTTATTCGCCTTTGGGATTGCTGTGGGATCTTACTACACAAAGAGTATCAAGAAATATGCAATTAGGCTGTTTGTATTTGCATTGATTTCAACGGTTCCACACTATCTTGTTATAAATAATATGCAATTTAATATCCTGTTTACGTTTTCGGTGTCTGTTATAGGCATTGCCTTTCTGAAAGAAAAGAAAAAGCTTTATGGATTATTATGGCTACTAGTAGTTCCAATAATTTTACCTTTAGAATACGGTCTATATGGGGTGTGGGTACCAGTTTTATTTTATCTTTTTAGACAAAAAAAAATAACCCAACTTTTACTTTTTGCGTTGGTAACCATCTTCTTTTGCTTATTTTATAGTACTTGGATTCAATTGTTTGCTATACCGTTCTCATTATTACTATATTGGAAGCCAAGGCATCAATTATCTTTACCTAAGTACTTCTTTTATTTATTCTACCCTCTTCACTTATTAATACTTGGTTTATTCTTATGGTTTTTCTGAGCTTTCAATGATGAGTATAGAATCTATGCGACAGTTAAAATATAAACATAATTTTTCAAGTAATCTCCTTGGATAGCGCTCCATATCATCATTATAAAGTCGTCTGACTACCTCATATTGTTCTTCTATATCGACGGCCAGTTGACGTATTGACAAAGAAGCTGCATTTTTCTCGTTGTATTCTTTTACTAAATTAGCTAAATTGGATCGTATTTGAACCATTATTGTAAGCACCATCCATCTACTATTTCTTGTCATGATAATATTACGTTGTGTAGTTAGTATTGTCGACTAACTATATTAGTCACCTTTTGGTTTTTGTTAAATAATTCCATTTAAGAGCTTGGAAGAAGTGTCTTGGGAGTGAATCCCTTTTAAGCAGGAAAATGCCCCATTTTTGCAAAGCCGACTTTTTATCTATTCATTTTCATTACTTATGGCTTATAAAAAGAGTAAAATATTGATATAGGTAACAAAACCAATTATTTAAAATAATTGGTATCTATTGTCCTCACATTTAGTTGAAGGGAGTAAATATATGAAAACTATTGCAATTGATATAGGCATAGTTTTTTTAATAATGATACTGAAGCAATAATGTACGTTATAAAAGATGGTGAAATTGAACCTTCAGAATATATATTTTCCATTCCTGTCATTACCTTTTCATGGTCAGCAGTTAGTGAAGATGATGTTAAGTTTGGCTTTTACAATGTCTTTGGAGATAAAGACAAGGAAAAGAGATTATTAAATGAAATGAAAAAAGCGATTAGAACAATAGAAGGAAGATAATTTCTTAGCGTTCTTTCCTGGAGTAAATAAAAAATAGCATTGGAGGATAAAAGTAGATGTTTAAAACTAATAGCAAGGAAGAGATTGTATATCATCATAAATCAGGAATTCTTAAGTTTAAATTCCCATACCTTAATACTAGCAAAGTGGCAGACGAGAAGACCAATGAAATTGCGATGGACTATTCTAATGTAGAAATACATATAACAAATAATGAATTAAACGATCAAAGTTTAGTGACAGTTTTTCTAATAGAAGCAGAAGGTAGTTATTCTGTAACAAACTTTGTAGAGCATATTGCTACTGATATAAGAAATACTTACATTAAGCCAATGTTTTTTAACTACCAAGATATTTCTAAGCAATTATCTAATAAGATAAAATGGATTCAAGTTGATTATTATCCTGAATTAGGTGCTTTAGAGGTAGAAATGAGTTGGGATGAAAAAAGACAACGATTTAATTCTCCTGCATGGAATAAATGTGATAATGCTGCTATTCTTGACTACATTAGTACAAAAAAAGAAAAGTATTGATGTAATGATTAGACACTTTATAAAATTCCAAAAATAATTAAATGTTCACATATGGCATTGCATATGGTCTTAATTCTGTTATCATATAAACTAATTAAATATACTAAAAGGCGGAACACGCAAATAGCTCTTGGAATATAGAGTCGTTTGCGTGTTTTCTTTTTTATAAAAGGGAGGAAATTTACTATGATAATTTTAGAAGAAGCAAAGGACTTATTTGTAAAATTAATGCAGAAAAATAGCAAAGAAAGAGAATGGGAAATGGGTTATGTTTTATTGGGGTACGGAAACGATTCGCAGATTGAGGGGCCATTGTGGGAAAATATGGTATTAGCGACCGAACCTATCAAAATGATAGGTTTTTATTTTATTATAAATATAGAATTGTAGAAATTATTAGATAAAGAAGGGATAGAAATTGCCAAGTATTCAGGATACCATTTACCCCAGGTTTAAGAGTAATCTGACAGAGAAAGACTTGGAAGAAGTATATACACCAAAAATAAATGAAATAGAATGGGCAGAAGCTAAGTCTAAAGGTACCTTACAACAATTAGCATTACTTGTTTTAACCAAAACCGTACAGAAGCTTGGGTTTTTTATACATATTGTTGAAGTTCCAGAAGCGATTGTTATACATATTGCGAAAAAGGCACACTTGCCTTTGCCTACCAAAGAAGAGTGGAAAACGTACAGTGAAACGAGAACTGCTAAACGCCATTTTCGCTTTGTTCGGGATTATCTTCAGCTTCGACCATTTGATCATGAGGCCCATCATATTTTAACCAATACAATGAATAAATTAGCATTTAGCAAAGATGATCCTGCCGACTTAGTCAATGCTGCAATTGAAGAATTAATACGACAACGATACGAATTACCTGTTTATAATACCTTAAAAGATGCAGCAAACGATGTTCGAAATAAATCATATCGTGCCATCTATCATCAGATAGACCATGCACTAAATGATGAACAAAAAAAGAACATAGATCAACTTTTTCAGATACCTGAAGGCGCTACCTACAGTCCTTGGAATGAAATAAAAGAGGACGCGAAAAGAGCCACTTTATCACATCTAAACGATTTAATTGTACGCCGTAATTGGTTAATAAACCATCAAATTCCTACCGATTTGCTTCAGGACGTTCCTTACATCAAAGTGAAACAAATGGCAGCTGAAGCCAAAACGTTGGGCGCTTTTCGTATGTTAGAAATGGAATCTAAAAAAAGATATGCGCTTACACTTGCCTTTGTATCTATGCAATTGTCTAAAATTTTAGATGATATTGGAGAAATGCTCATTAAAAGAATGATGAGCATTCATAAAAAAGGCCGTCAACGTTTAAAAGATCATAAAGAAAAGACGCAAAAACGCACGGATTCGTTAATATCAACTTTCCATGAATTACTGCTTGCTTATCAAACTGAAGGGAATCCTGAAGAAAGAATTCAGGCCATGCAAAAGGTACTCAAAGAACAAGAAGCACAGGTTATACAAGATTGCGAAAACCATTTAGCTTTTAGTGGAGACAACTACTATTTATTCTTATGGCAATTTTATAAAAGTCATCGTGCTACATTGTTTAAAATTCTTAAATCCGTTCCACTCCGTTCAACTACACAAGATAAAGCACTGGAAGAGGCGATTTCTTTTCTCCTTACACATCAATATACAAAAAAGGAATTCATACCAGTCGTTCACATCGAAAAGAACGGAAAGTGGCGAAAGGATTGGGAAATTACTCCTTTGTTAGATCTGTCTTGGGTACCAGATTCCTGGTGGCGTTGGATCAGTCCTAAAAAGAAGAAAGAAAAAATGCCTGATGAAATCAATCGCCGACACTTTGAAGTATGTGTCCTTTCGCAGATTATGTTAGAGCTTAAGGCAAGTGACCTATATATAGAAGGAAGCGAAAAATATGCAGACTATCGAAAGCAACTCATTACATGGGAGGACTATGAAAAGAATTTAGCTGATTTTTGCAAGCATGTGAATTTGCCTATTTCCGGAGTCGATTTCGTTAGAAAGACACAGCAAGATTTTAAACAAATCACGAGCCAAACAGATCAATCCTTTCCTCGAAATGAACAAGTGCGGATTGAAAACGGTGAAGTGGTGATTGGACAGTTAAAGAAGAAAAAAATCCCTCCTGGTTTAAAGAAACTTGAAGAATATATAGCTGGAAATTTAGAGCCCATTAATGTACTGGATATGCTTGCTGATACCGAATACTGGTTAAATTGGACTCGTTTTTTTGGTCCTATTTCAGGGCATGAGGCGAAATTAGACAACGCAGTTGAACGATACATAACGAATGCCTTTTGCTATGGATGTAATTTAGGACCAACTCAAACTGCCCGATCAATAGGAAGTTTAGACCGAAAACAAATAGCTTGGATTAATCAACGTCATGTGACCATTGAAAATTTAGACAAAGCGATTCAATATATTATAAATACCTATAACCAATTTGATCTTCCAAAACATTGGGGCGATGGGAAAAGAGCTTCAGCTGACGGAACGAAATGGGATTTATATGAGCAGAATCTTTTATCCGAAAATCATATTCGTTATGGTGGATATGGTGGGATTGGATATTATCATGTTTCGGATACCTATATTGCTTTATTCAGCAATTTTATTCCTTGTGGCGTATGGGAAGGGATACATATTTTAGACATTTTGATGAATGATAAAGCCGAAATTCAACCTGAAATTCTTCATTCAGATACTCAAGGGCAAAGTACAACAGTTTTTGGACTTTCCTCTTTACTAGGTATTCAGCTGATGCCTAGAATACGGAATTGGAAAGACTTAAAATTATTCCGTCCCTGTAATGAAGAAATCTACGAGCATATTGATGAACTTTTTTCAGGGGAAATCGATTGGGAGCTCATTGAAACTCATTATCCAGACATGATTAGAGTTGCTATGTCGATCCAGTCAGGTAAAATTACTCCTTCTACCATTCTTAATAAACTAGGGACATACAGCAAAAAGAATAAGTTGTATCAGGCGTTTCGCGAGCTTGGAAGAGTAATACGAACGATGTTTTTATTAAAATATATGGCTGACGAGGAACTAAGAAGAACGATTCAAGCAGCTACCAATAAAAGTGAAGCTTTTAATGGGTTTACCAAGTGGCTATTCTTTGGTGGTGAAGGGATTATCGCTGAAAATGAC
The window above is part of the Metabacillus sp. B2-18 genome. Proteins encoded here:
- a CDS encoding type II toxin-antitoxin system RelE family toxin; translation: MYTIEFISKRVQKELTKLSYKDQEIIKKAIKVLESDPRPFSLQYSPLNIDKSIKRVKCKRARLFYLIDDSRKLIQIGKIQNRDSHSYNNYAIKDWFSGVA
- a CDS encoding TraX family protein, with the translated sequence MRNDTLKLIAVLSMLTDHIGLIFFPQIEILRVVGRIAFPLFAFGIAVGSYYTKSIKKYAIRLFVFALISTVPHYLVINNMQFNILFTFSVSVIGIAFLKEKKKLYGLLWLLVVPIILPLEYGLYGVWVPVLFYLFRQKKITQLLLFALVTIFFCLFYSTWIQLFAIPFSLLLYWKPRHQLSLPKYFFYLFYPLHLLILGLFLWFF
- a CDS encoding helix-turn-helix domain-containing protein — its product is MVQIRSNLANLVKEYNEKNAASLSIRQLAVDIEEQYEVVRRLYNDDMERYPRRLLEKLCLYFNCRIDSILIIESSEKP
- a CDS encoding Tn3 family transposase; the protein is MPSIQDTIYPRFKSNLTEKDLEEVYTPKINEIEWAEAKSKGTLQQLALLVLTKTVQKLGFFIHIVEVPEAIVIHIAKKAHLPLPTKEEWKTYSETRTAKRHFRFVRDYLQLRPFDHEAHHILTNTMNKLAFSKDDPADLVNAAIEELIRQRYELPVYNTLKDAANDVRNKSYRAIYHQIDHALNDEQKKNIDQLFQIPEGATYSPWNEIKEDAKRATLSHLNDLIVRRNWLINHQIPTDLLQDVPYIKVKQMAAEAKTLGAFRMLEMESKKRYALTLAFVSMQLSKILDDIGEMLIKRMMSIHKKGRQRLKDHKEKTQKRTDSLISTFHELLLAYQTEGNPEERIQAMQKVLKEQEAQVIQDCENHLAFSGDNYYLFLWQFYKSHRATLFKILKSVPLRSTTQDKALEEAISFLLTHQYTKKEFIPVVHIEKNGKWRKDWEITPLLDLSWVPDSWWRWISPKKKKEKMPDEINRRHFEVCVLSQIMLELKASDLYIEGSEKYADYRKQLITWEDYEKNLADFCKHVNLPISGVDFVRKTQQDFKQITSQTDQSFPRNEQVRIENGEVVIGQLKKKKIPPGLKKLEEYIAGNLEPINVLDMLADTEYWLNWTRFFGPISGHEAKLDNAVERYITNAFCYGCNLGPTQTARSIGSLDRKQIAWINQRHVTIENLDKAIQYIINTYNQFDLPKHWGDGKRASADGTKWDLYEQNLLSENHIRYGGYGGIGYYHVSDTYIALFSNFIPCGVWEGIHILDILMNDKAEIQPEILHSDTQGQSTTVFGLSSLLGIQLMPRIRNWKDLKLFRPCNEEIYEHIDELFSGEIDWELIETHYPDMIRVAMSIQSGKITPSTILNKLGTYSKKNKLYQAFRELGRVIRTMFLLKYMADEELRRTIQAATNKSEAFNGFTKWLFFGGEGIIAENDREKQRKVIKYNHLVANCLIFYNVFSLSRILHDYMQDGNDYDEELISYLSPYVTAHVNRFGKYRIDLNRKPPKLPFEVSVAREKNILLIK